TGTGGCATAAGCTGCATTAAGCCAACTGCTCCTGCCTTTGATATTGCCTTTGGATTGAACGATGATTCGGCTTTTATAATGCTGAATATCAACTTTTTGGGTATATGGTATCTTTTTGATGCTTCATCTACGGCCTTTTTTATTAGTTCCATTTTTTCTGTTTTCTCTTTGAGTGGCTTAAACTTTTCGCTCTTTATTGGTTTAAATTTTATCTGGTTGTCTAATTTTATAGGTTCTTTATTGAATTTCTTGGGAATCTGGGTTTTATATGTCAAATACTCTTTCAAAGAGTCAAAAAGTGTTGTTGCTATTGAAAACGGTGAAGTCTCTGAAATCTTTTGACTTAAGGCATTTATATACATGAATTTATACATAGAGTTTGCTGCATTGTTTTTTACGATTGGGTCTTGTGGCACAGTTTTTTCCATTTCGGTAAGTAATTGAGATATAAATAAAGCTTCGAACGACCTGCATGCTTTCTTAAGCCTATAGAGATTTTCGACATCTTCTATCTTGTTCTTTATTGGCATAAACATATCTGTTTTTAGTGCTATCATCACATCATCTCCAGCTTTGCGTTTAATGCACCTGCTGCTTTTATTGCCTGAAAGATTGCCATCATGTCTCTTGGTGTTGCACCAGCTTTGTTTAGAGCCTGAATAAGCTCTGCCACTGTTGCTCCTTTCGGGAATGTTATGAACTTGCCTTTGCCTTCACTTACCGTTATCTTTTTGTTTGTTATTGTTGTTGTCTTACCTTTTGCTAATGGGTTTGGCTGGGATACTTCTTTTGTGCTTGTTATTGTTACGGTTAGATTTCCATGAGAGATGCTGATGGGTTCTATTGTTACATCACCACCCACGACAACCGTTCCAGTCTTTTCATCCAGAACGACTACAGGCACAGACTCTTTGTTTACAGAGAGCTGGTCTATCTGAGAGATTAGCTCAACC
This genomic stretch from Hippea alviniae EP5-r harbors:
- a CDS encoding transglycosylase SLT domain-containing protein; translation: MIALKTDMFMPIKNKIEDVENLYRLKKACRSFEALFISQLLTEMEKTVPQDPIVKNNAANSMYKFMYINALSQKISETSPFSIATTLFDSLKEYLTYKTQIPKKFNKEPIKLDNQIKFKPIKSEKFKPLKEKTEKMELIKKAVDEASKRYHIPKKLIFSIIKAESSFNPKAISKAGAVGLMQLMPQTALEMGVKNIWDIRENILGGAKYLSKLINEFKDYKKAIAAYNAGPGNVKKYNGIPPFRETQNYVKKVLAYLNSKY